DNA from Prunus persica cultivar Lovell chromosome G6, Prunus_persica_NCBIv2, whole genome shotgun sequence:
CAACACTATCACAACCATCAGActtagaaaaagaagagataaAAATCAGAAAGCACTATAGTGACAAAGTTAAGCGTTGGATAAATCATTCCAATCACAAGAGAAATAAGATCGCAAGAAATCTTCCTCTCTCTTCATGCAGTACTGCACTACTATAATGTTACCCCAGGAGGCCATGTAATCATTCAGACTTGAGTTTATATCAATCACATGGCATGCATTGTTGGGACTTGGGAGTACAATCTTTCAGAGTTGGCTGGCTAACAAATGAGCTGATTTACCAACACCAGTGTTTTAAAGCGCAAAAGCCTAAAGTAAGGCGTCCTATGCCCCGCAAGGTGAGGCATAAGCTTTTCGGACTCAAatttttacaaataaaaatacataaaagatatagtatagtttttaaaaaaaggaattacTTGTCATTCAATCATAAGAAAAACACATGATATAAGTAATTACTTGACTTCTATTGTACGATTTTTCTCTCAACTtggtatgtgtgtgtgtgtgtgtgtgtgtgtgcatatGTTTGCACTTAAAGTAAGAGAGAGAACACCACTATCAAGTTTTATCTTATTGGACTCAATATTGCCTGAGATTTCTTCATTATTGAACCACTTTTGAGATTTCAATGGGTAAAAGTCAAGAACACTGCCAAGCAAGTCGTTGTCACATTCAGGTTCTACTAGTTGCTCCAAGTCTACAGGTTTAACTTTTGAGGAAGTGAAAATGGGTACATATGGGTCCAACGACAAAAACAATGGATATTTTCATGAGGAAACATCAACATGGTGAACTTTCCAATTATTTGGGAAGAAAACTAAGATTTAAGAAAGATTATTGGAAATGAAATCATATTTCGGTTTATATTCAATGCCTGGAGTCATTAATCAGAATATTCACTCAACTCCAAGAGATGTACTATAAGTATGGTTGACTCTTAGGAATGTTTGCAATCCCACCATCAGTTTTCAAAATGTCCTCCAACGACGCACATCCAATGTGGTctggaattttctttttacttgcCTATAAACAATTCAAGTTTAAAATCCAAATGGAATGAAAAATTAGGCACTTAATCTTAATATACGGGCAAAAGGTTGCTAGAAGGTAGAGACCTCAAACCATTCTGTAAAaactattttcttcttcaaatcaGTCGCAAGTACGCTGTTCTTTTCATGCAggacaaaaaaattcattcagCAAGAGGCTACTCAAGCATTACATAAGAACGAATACTTGAGTTGTGTCTAACACAGGCATTTATAGAGGCAAAAAAACTATATTCGCATAATCTTGCATTCACGTCACTCCCATCAAAGGAAATGAACAGACATCACAGACTCAAACTAGCAGCAACaactttttcctctcttttgaGTTGTCTTTGGTGGGGACAATTTTCACCATCAAGTAAATCACAATAGGATCATTCAGTCATAACAGGAAACCAAACCCGCATTAAGGAAATGTCACTTTGttactttcaagtttcaaacAATTACCAACACACAGCAAATTGCACCAAATAAAAAGCAATGCACAACCTCACAACCATGCAATTAACCTCATACCATGCATCCATTGAATCCCAATACACCAATTTAGACAATAATCATATAATTCTCCAAATATTTTGACTAAATATAAGCAACCCCAAGAACCATAAGGGCTCAAAACATAATAAACAAATTGTATACACAATAAGAGCTGTGAAATGCATGTAGGACCAGAAAAGCAGTACCATGTTAACTACTAATAACagtgagaagaagaaagaaaaaaataaaaataaaaaggaaaatgggttGTGTGGAATTGCCAAGAAAGGTAAAGAGAAATTACCTCAACATATAAAGGCTCACAAGGACCCAAAAGCTTATTTTTGgaacagagagagaatggtAGAGAAAGGAAAGTAGAATCGTAATGTTATAACCAGTGAAGGGCGACGGATTTGAAATGCATTAGAAAGTTGAAATGGAATGGAGTCTGGTGGGTGACAGCAGAGTAACACAgcattggtcattttcttttcttttcttttttcatgagGAAAAACAGAACATTGGTATTTCGCCATCGCCTGTGAGCGAATGACGGCGTTAGTAGCTCGTTGCTATTGCTGGGTTATAACTTATATGTTCAGATGTTCTGTTCAATAGACGGTCAGCCGTATGAAACGTAAACGGAACTGTCAAGTAATTGTAATGAAAATGCTTTTTGGGAGACTCTGGTTTTCCAAAAAGCACTTTTTAAGTGTTTATGCActcgaaaaaaaaatatcgatGCGCTCCAAGAAGGAAGTATGAAGCGGCCCCCTAAAAACTGCCCCAACTAATGTGAGAGGTTTTGTTCGATTTTTACACAAAAAAGTCTAATCTTGAACCGAATGGAACCAAATCGCAATTAATTTGCTCGGATTCAATTATGTATCGgtactttttttataaaaaaaattataaaaaaagaccaaaGTAAAGCCGGGAgactagattttttttattttatatatatatatatcccgagtatagccggctatactatttttttaataataaaaaaccgtAGTATAGCCAGACGGCTCTACgcttttcataaataaaaaaacaccgggtatagccgtgcggctatactatttataaaaaaacccgcCTGGCGCCCTGCGCCCGCTTGGGCATGTGTTaaacagccgcgcggctgtactatttataaaataaaaaagggcccCCCGGGGTCTAGAGCCCAttttgccacgtgtcaaaaacgTATAGCAgcgcggctagactatttttatatatattaaaatcccGAGTATAGCAGCACGGCTAAACGATTTTAATACTATTTAATTCaagtaatattttattattggtTAAACCTGTGGACatgatgtttttttaaaattataattcaaaatttaccGTTGCCGCAAACAACCAAACAGCTTTACCAGTTTGCCAAATGGCCATAtctatgtctctctctctctttgaatCAATAAAGCCATGGCCTTTACTTGCAGCAgagcttctttcttctttcaccACCGGGTTCGATACGGGTGAGACTCATTGACTCACTGAGAtgctgaagatgatgatgcgGAATATAgctgcttctgcttcttttTATTGCAGCAGCGGGAGATGGAGAGGTATGCCTTGTCTTCATACTAACTCCACTGTTGTTGTTTTCGCCAACAATTACTTTGCTTTCTTTCACTCTCAATCTTCTAAACCTATCAAATCTACAAGAACCCAACTAGAGCAGGCAGTGAGAAACTCACCAACATCACAACTGTTGAGAATGCTTTCAATGTGTTTGATAGAATGCTTCAAAAGCGTCCTCTGCCTTCACTTGTTCGTTTCACTCAAATCTTGACTCAAGTTGCGAAATTGAAACATTATTCGGCAGTCATCTCATTGTATAACCAAATGGGTGCGTGGGGAATCCTGATCTTTATACCCTAACCATTCTTATCAATTGTTATTGTCATTTGAACCAAATAGGGTTTAGTTTATCTGTATTGGGAAAATTCTTCAAACTTGGTCTTGAACCAAATGTCTTGACCTTCAACACTCTAATCAACGGCTATCTTCTCGAGCATAGAGTAGCGGAGGCAGCAGCCCTTTTCCACAAAATGATGAGGGCAGGTAATTGGAAGCCTAATGTGGTTACTTTCGGCACATTAATAATGGGCTTTTGCATGAGGGGTAACAACTGTGCAGCTATTCAATTGCTTAGGAAGATGGAGGAAAGGCCTTGCAAGCCTGACCTAGTTGCCTATAGCAGGATCATTGACAGTCTTTGTAAGGATACACAAGTTGTTGATGCATTGAACCTCTTCTCAGAAATGATAAGCAAGGGTATTGCCCCAAATGTCATTACCTATAACTCTTTGATGAATGGAGTTTGCAAATTAGGCGAGTGGAAAGAAGCTACAAGGTTGTTGAATGAAACGGTCAGTAAAAATATCGTTCCAGATGTGTTCACGTTCAAAGTCTTGGTAGACACACTTTGTAAGGAGGGGATGGTCGTGGAAGCAGAAGGTGTAGTTGAAATGATGATTCAAAGAGATATTGAACCTGATATGGTTACATACAATTCACTTATGGATGGTTGGTTACTGTTTGCGAGGAGAAATAGGTAAGGCACAATAAGTTTTTGAACTAATGCTTAGCAAGGGCTCGATGGTTAATGTTGTCAGTTACAACACATTGATAAATGGCTATTGTAAGcttaaaaaaatagatgagGCCATGATGCTTTTTCTAGATATGTGTCATAAGGGATTGGTTCCAGATACCGTTACTTATAACACTCTTGTGAACAGGTTTTGCAAAGTGGGTGGAATATAAGATGCACGAAGGTTGTTCTTTGAGATGCAAGATTGTGGCCAACTTCCAAATTTTCAAACTTATGTTGTTATACTGGATGGCCTGTGTAAAAACCGACAACTTTCCAGGGCAATGCAATTGTTTAGAGAGATGGAAGCGAAGAAGTTGGATGTTAATATTGTGGTTTACACTATCTTATTGAAGGTTTGTTCATAGCTGGAAAAATTGAATCTGCAAGGGATCTCTTTTGTAGTTTAGCATCAAAAGGACTTCAACCTAATGTGTGGACATACAATATAATGATTAATGGACTATGTATCGGGGGTGTAAAAAGTGAAGCAGAAAAGTTGTTGGTCGAAATGGAAGAGAAAGGCCGTTCTCCAGATGGTTGCACATATAACACAATTATCAGAGGGTTTATCAGTAACAATAAGACATCAAGGGCGATGGTACTTATTCAAcaaatggtggagaagggtTTCTCTGCAGATGCATCAACAACGGAGTTGATAGTTCAATTACTGTCAAGAGATAAAGTCGATCCTGCTTTGTTGCTGTTGATAAAAGAATCACTGTGAAGTTAATATGCATCTGTGgacaatgaaatttgaaactgcTGCACCTTCGACGACCATGAAGGCATTTCAGTGGTTGTGCATATGGCAGGAGGTGAAAATCCCTTCTCACTTGCATTCTTAATTTTgggtattaattttgtttaatggAATTGCTgttgtatttttctattttgtatGTACAGTAGGAGAAGCTCTGTTTCAACAAAAGATCCCATACAAACCTCTGTCCACTGATGCAAAGGCGCAATTGCAGGGTAACCCCATGCAGCTATGCATTGCATTTATTTGGGTTTAGAGGGTTCTTGTATGATTTTAGTTATACGTTATAACACATTACTTTTTCTCTAACTTCTCTCCTACAAAAACTATAATTTCCCTCACCACATCCACATGTATAGTACATGAAGGTTTCTAGTacactaatttttttctcttgcaCTATTTTTAGTTATTAGTATATTCTCATTCTTGTTTGGAGGGCTACCGGATGGTTGCCGGGTTATATAAAACGAAGGGAGGCTTGACTAGTTGCGATAGGCTTGACAAGTTGACAATGTCTACAGGACTCAATGTCTTTTGAGCCTTTTTTTGGCAGTGGGCAATAACCCAATCAAACCGATCATTGAatggattggtttggtttggtttaatTTATGCTACTAGTTTGAGACTTTAACCAAACCAATTTTTCCATGTGTGTTATATTAGTTTGGTGTGGAATTTAAAGTACAAACATTgcactttttgttttggttttttatttttttaatccctttaggtatacctttaaaattcaattAACTGGTTACTAATTAGTGCATTCAACTAAACGATTATAGCTTAAGTAGTTAAAACATTCATTTAAGCACCTGAGGTCATGTTTTCAATTCTccccaatatcgcttgtatcatAATTATCAACTAGTCCAATACCTCTTCTATTCACATATGCACGTGGTATAAATGGTAAGTGGACACCAAATCAAGAAAATTACATGGCCAACAAATACTGAAACTCAAAATCATATGGCATTTTCTCAACAGTGGCAGAAATCTTGGCACTGCTAACTTGGCCCCTGAAGCAATCCACCATTGATTTTCTCAACGACCCAGATGTTGGCAACTGGTGGCAAACCCACTGAACCAGTGAGTCTACATCCACAGCAAAATCAAGCATGTTCCCAAGCAGCAATTCTGGGAACACAATTTTCTTTGTGCTGGTCACCACAATTGATGCTTGCAGGTACTCCAACTTTGATTTCTCCAGCTCAGCTACAACACCTTCAGCTGTGTATATTCTCACCTGAAAAATTAATGCAACTTTTAGTTCTGAAAATTCTTTAGCATTAACATTCAGCACATAAtgaaatgcaatgcaatgcaatggCAGAACATTTTATATGAAGTTTTACCGCTGGAGAAGAACGTGTTCCACAGCACAGAGCAAATGTGACATTAGGATCCATGGACTCGAGACCATAGAGTTGCCGAACACCGGCTTTATCGTCTTCATCTTCATTCTGAAGAGCCTGTGAAAAATTTTCATGATGGGAGATCATACTGATTTAGAATACGTGTTTGATTCATATAGGACGAGTCATAATATTTACCTCTTTCATAGTGGAAGGTGGTGGCTTCCTCAGAATATAATGCTCTATGGCTTCAGCATTTAAAGTCTTACCTCCTATGTTCAGGGTTGCCTGAAATCAAACCATTATTTGTTATGCCTAAGATTATTACAAGGAATTGAAGGGTGACAAGACAAGTAGTACATGCTTCTGGTACTTCAATAATCTTATCATCATGAAACAAGTTGTTGTTCTGCAATGAACTACTGCCTACTGTAATTTCTAGCAATTTGATGCCTTTAGTTGAAGTTTGGGGCTTACCTTGCTTATTAATGTGAGTAATTTTTCGGTGGAAGCCGGCACTCCATAATGAAGAAAACcctgaaaatagaaaaatttatGTCAATCCAACATGAGAAAGCTTGGGCAAACCATGGATAAATAAACTCTGCATTGCTATTCTGATGGGTGCCTTGCAAACATTGGTTCTTGGATGCACTAAAAGTGCACTTGAGGCTGGACATCTctcaaatgaaaagaaataagcagaaggaaaaagaagaaagctttGTTGTATATACATTCAAAATACAAGCATTGTACATGTTGATCCAGAATGCCAGCTTCTGTTGGTATGTCAAGGACCCCAAATCCACCACCCGAAGATCGTTCATCAATACCCTGCGGTGCACAAGTACAATATATAGAGAAAAGTTACGATCACAACATAACAATCTGAGCATGGTAGGGATTGTTAGACAATCACTAGTCCCAAAAGCTTAAGCTATCAGAGAATGGGTCAACAATGTATATCAATTTTACACCCTCCCTCACGTGTAGACTATAGGCCCATCCTACATATGGAGAGGCAGGCCGACAAAGAAGTGGAGAGCATGAGAACATGAATCGAACTTAGGACCACTTGCTAAGAATGTTCTGATATCATGTTCAACAACCACTAGCCTCAAAAATTTAAGATGTCAGAAAATAGGCCAACAATGTTTATCAAACTTACAATGATTTTAGTATTCTATTTTAGATTATGACACTCGAAATtgagtattttataatatttacaCTCAAAGTGGGAGGGCCAGAATCTAAATTGGGAGTGCTAAAATCACCATCATACTATATATGACAATTAATTCGAACATACCTTAACTTTCTTATCAAAGGAATGGAATTGGAGGCAGAAATGGATTTTGGGTCCATAGAGATTGAGGTGAAAATGACCAAGTTCTTGTAAGGGCCAATGTCCCTAGGAATTGAGTCTTCCACATTGAAGATGCCATAAGGGTCTTGTTGCCTTGATTCCTTTTGTAACAAAACTAGGCTTGACTTTGAGTTTAAGGTGGTTTCATCCCTGAAGCTTCTTGAGGTTATAGAAGAGTTCAAGGACCTGGAAATGGGGCCTGATTTCTCCAATTCCATAGTTCTGGTTGTTCTGAGAAGCCTAACGTATATGAAGTTGAGACACTTCATAATTTCTTCAGAGAGCCTGTTTGGTTGCCAACTCTGGATGTTCTCTTCTAATTGTGTTGGAATTGGTAGAGATTTTGGTGGGAGTTCTGAACAAATCCCTGGATTACGTTCTTTtagctgaaaaaaaaaaaaaagaagaagaaaagaaaaacattaatTGGTTGGTGATAATCACCGGATCAGAGTTGTAATACTCTACTAACTCATACCTTACAGCAATAATCATTAAAAATGTAcatgaaatttggaaattatatGATCAATTAAAAATGTATACATTACAGTAATACCTTGGGTGATGGATATCTTGGAGCTCGCAAGGGTGAGGATGCCCTCAATATTCCATTTTTTCTTGGAACCTTATTCTGAAATTTAACCTCATCGCagaaataattttctttctgatCAGCAATTCCTCTCAAGCTTCCAATTTTCTCATTTAGGCTGAGGTCGTTCAGATGATCATAATCACCTTTTATAGCTTTACTTATGAAATGCAATGCCTTGGTTTCGTACCCCATCCTCTCACCTTTATTGTTCATGGGGCTTGGCATGGATATATATGATGCACGGGCAACGGGGTTACTTATTAGGGTTTCATGTTGCCATTGTTTCGATTTTGCTTCCTTAGTAGCTTCTTCATGCTTCAGCCCAAGTTGAAGTTGGCTGATTTGGCCTTCGAGTCGAGCAATTTCTCCTTCAACCATTGCTAGCTCTGCCAAAAGCTCCTTCATCTGCGTTCTCATAGAGAGTAATATATTTACTCTATTATGAACAAATAATGTTACTAGTAGAAttatgatgataatgattgtACTACATTTCTCCCTTATCGAGCACATAAGGTTAAAATACACAGTCTGATATATTATGTTACCAGACTGTGAATTATGACTGTCAATTATATATGAAATCATATTCGAATGCTCATATGAATTTAGAGTCTAACAATATTATAGAATTGCCAAAATAACTTTGTAACAATTGTCTAATTTTGACAAGAACGTTGTATAATTAAACTAAAACATCATACCTTACGTGAATTCATTTCTCATAAGGTGCCTTCAAAAAATACAGTGCATGCGTTTTCATAATTTCTATATGTACTGTACACAAGTGTAACAAGAAAAGGCAGAAGAGTACCTTGGGAGGAAGGAACCTTGGGAAAGAAATAGCAGAACCAGTAGTTTTCTGACTATAGACATGATCCAAAACCTCATGTACTTTCTCTTCTTGATTCAGCATTCTTTGAAGCAAAGAAACCTACCAAATAGAAACTTGTTACTGTCAATGCCACTCTCTCATCTACACCTAGAGGGTAGTTTGTTTGTATTGGAATGAATATGCTTTGTACCTTCATTTCaaagaaacaataaataaataaattatcacCTTGTAATTTATGCATGTACATTCTTCATTATCTAATGGGTCCGTCCCAATTTCTGTTGCCAATTTGGTGAAACAATATGATAGGAAGAGTATTTttaatattcaaattaataaaCTAGAAGATTAGGCGAGATTAGTTATTCAGTGCAGGTCACAGGATGCAAACATTCATTCTCGATCTCTAAGGAAAGATGACCTACACTTCGGGGAGCCCCCATGATCCATCCccatatattattaatataccaaaaaaaaaaaaatagaagaactTGCAAGCACATACCTTAGAGCTAGCtagaaagataaataaatttggctccaaaagaaaacaaaaagagcaCCAATCCTAACAAAgggaaaaacagaagaaaaccGATGTGCAGGCAGAGACTAGTGATGGAGAATTAAGAAGCATGGTTCCTTGACACTtcaaaagtcaactttttcaaaagtcaCACTTCGATGGTTTCCTGGACAAAGAAATGAATGATGTCCCTAAATTGGTCTTGGGAATCCAATTTGATCAGTACAATAATATCATCTTTAAAGATAAAGATGGTCTTCCAGTTGAAAGAAACCAGAGGTTTGAAAGATTAACCATGAAACCTTGATGAAGCATGAATGCTACATAGTTAACAAGGACGCCTAAAAATGACATATGTTGATAAATTAATGTCCCATTCGTTGGGCCATGCTTCTGCATTATCAATTTTAGTCACCTTTTTCATTGATCCTAGTTACACCAACATAGACCAGGGAGGGGAGCCCATCACCCTATGATTGCCAAATTTTCCGGGCTTCGAGCTGGCCGGTGATATTGGCACTCCCAGTTTATCCTCCGGCACTCTTAttacgtgtatatatatatatataattgtaaaATGCTCATTTGGAGTGTCAGTAGCTAAACTAGTAGTGCAAGAATCACTACTCTTATTtgtttcaagaaaagaagTACTACATACCTCTCTTTCAAGCTCCTCTCTCTTTCGCTGCCCACTAAGCTTCTTTTTCCGCTGCATTAGAAAGTAAAGGATCATAAATTATGTGCATAACAAATTGATCATAAATTAGCTACAGGAGTccatattaaccaaaataaaatttgtgcatataataatattggaattaatATGTAACATTTCTAACAACATGATCAAGAGTGTCATCATAGACTCAAATGGAACTCACAATCTCCGATGGAGTGCGAACGGACAAGTCGCTGGGGCTGGCCATGAACAAAACCCCAGTGCAGCTACGCTTCAGCCAACTCCAACGCCTAGAATAAGAAGCAACATGAAGCCAAGAGGGTATGATATTGGTGAGGTTTTGAATTTGTCCAAAGTGTTGGTGTGAGAAGGACTTAAGCTTCGTGCCAAAGCAAGGGTGGCAGCTACTGCTGCTTCtggttgttgtttttgttgttgacgTTTGATTTGAAGAATGTAAAAAATTATGGGGTGTTGAGGaggaagatgagagagagctttcaaggtgatgatgatgatgatcatgatgatgaggaggaggaggagcaggACGTTGGATTTGGTATTGGGATAACTGTTGATGTTTTGGGTGGGGCATAATGCAGAGAAAATTAGAGCGGGTGGAGTGAGACGTACGTGGGCTTTGGTCTTGGCGTAGCTTGCAATTCTGGCTTTGGGGTTAAGCGGTTATACCTTACAAACAAGACCCTAATGATAGAAGCTTGTATAATTTAGGGATAAAAAATTCACAATGATCATTCATCAATTAACTTTTGCTTTGTACTTTCACCGTATCTACCAGGGCGGATTTTCTCAATACATAATTTTATGGGTCTTCTGGGGTTTTGTTCCCTGAACTACTTGTATATTATCAATTTAGCGCCTTAATGACTatcgtcaaattttttaaattccatCCAAATTTCTGTCCAAATTAAACCTCACCTACCTAAAACTAGCCCcttcacgcatgtgccaattggttttctttttttttttagaattaagaaaagattatGTTCTATAAAAGTATGACCTAttatctaattttgttttttatttttatttttttaatttgaaaaaatgtgaatttaccatattatccttatttaattaataatttcaattcttaatgtttgaattaaccaatgtcattttctataataatattatccttattttaaataataatcacCTCAACCTCCCCATCCCCTCCCCCTCCTCCTTCCTTTCCCCTTCTTTATATTCTTCTCCCCCACCCTCCACCTCTGATCTCTCTTGCACGCATATGGAGAGCTTAGCTTTTATGGTATGGAATATTAATGATAATGTAAATGATAATATTACCACAAACTGAGGTAATGAAATTCCCAGAGGGCACTTCCTCTTCCATGAAATGGCCATTTTCTATTAGGCTTCTGCAGGATAATCAGTGTGATTGGTGTTTAATAACGGAGATCAAACAATCAACCATCTTGCTAATTAATGTAAGATgaaataattatattgtaCTTTGTGATTATTACGtggaaatcaatattcttgtTTATCAATTTTCAATGTGTTCTCCACTTCATAAACTCAAATTGATGAACAACTTgtttaatacaaaaacaaacattggCGGA
Protein-coding regions in this window:
- the LOC18774718 gene encoding uncharacterized protein LOC18774718; the protein is MPHPKHQQLSQYQIQRPAPPPPHHHDHHHHHLESSLSSSSSTPHNFLHSSNQTSTTKTTTRSSSSCHPCFGTKLKSFSHQHFGQIQNLTNIIPSWLHVASYSRRWSWLKRSCTGVLFMASPSDLSVRTPSEIRKKKLSGQRKREELEREVSLLQRMLNQEEKVHEVLDHVYSQKTTGSAISFPRFLPPKMKELLAELAMVEGEIARLEGQISQLQLGLKHEEATKEAKSKQWQHETLISNPVARASYISMPSPMNNKGERMGYETKALHFISKAIKGDYDHLNDLSLNEKIGSLRGIADQKENYFCDEVKFQNKVPRKNGILRASSPLRAPRYPSPKLKERNPGICSELPPKSLPIPTQLEENIQSWQPNRLSEEIMKCLNFIYVRLLRTTRTMELEKSGPISRSLNSSITSRSFRDETTLNSKSSLVLLQKESRQQDPYGIFNVEDSIPRDIGPYKNLVIFTSISMDPKSISASNSIPLIRKLRVLMNDLRVVDLGSLTYQQKLAFWINMYNACILNGFLHYGVPASTEKLLTLISKATLNIGGKTLNAEAIEHYILRKPPPSTMKEALQNEDEDDKAGVRQLYGLESMDPNVTFALCCGTRSSPAVRIYTAEGVVAELEKSKLEYLQASIVVTSTKKIVFPELLLGNMLDFAVDVDSLVQWVCHQLPTSGSLRKSMVDCFRGQVSSAKISATVEKMPYDFEFQYLLAM